From the Triticum urartu cultivar G1812 chromosome 4, Tu2.1, whole genome shotgun sequence genome, the window TGGAGTTGGAGACCATGAGTGGAAGAAGACCTGCACTCGGTTGGTGCTGCCCATCTGCGTAGGGTACGGTCACGTACGTACACCACGGGACACGCTACACCCACTCCGCGCCGTGCCTAACCCGGCCGCGCGCTAACCGTGGGTGAGATCAACATGATTTCTTTCTCCGCCTGCACGTACCATAATCAAATCCCGTGGTCTGAACTGCAAGCGTTCAAAAAGCATCGGTACTGCTTTTACTCCTACGCATGTACGTAAATGTAGTACGAGCGAGAGCTTACATGGATATGGGTCAGCGATCGAGAGGGACATGGCAGTTAGATTTCCAAAGTTGAGCAAATAATATGCATCGCCCATACACAACAGTAGCATTATCATTATTGTTCAAGGGTGACCTACAAGATTCTTTCCTGTGTTCTTACTCAAGCCAGCCAACGCACTGGCTTGACCAGCGGATCACAAACAACTCAGCAAGATTTCTCTACCAGCTTATATACAATCGAGTACCCgattcgcaaaaaaaaaaagtGCCCAACTGCTGATAAAATCTCCATATTGATCATACAAATATGATGCTATGATTTCAGTCCCAGCTAAGCTAGCTAGTTGTGGTTTCCTCCCTGGGTGTAGATGTAGTCGGTGTGCGCCACCAGCGTCCTCCTCATCAAGCACTCATCGTCGCCTCCATCTCCCCCTTCGGcgccaccgccgcaaccttcatcctccgcctccgccgccgcctcgccgccggcgTCCACCTCTGCGCGGCCGTCCTGGGCTGCCTGGTTTCTTGCGGTTGCTCCCACTCTCGCTGCGCGGGAGGAGGCGACGAGGAGGAGCAGGACGAGAGATGGCAGCAGCAGAGAGGCGTACGGCCGAGGTGATGGCGCCATGGGCGTACCTTGCTGCTTCCTTCTCTTcgtttgagagagagagagagtggttATGTGTTGGTTGGATTTATGGGGGTGTTGGTTCGGAGCTGTGGCGTTGGGACTTGGGACGGAGGGCAGGGGAAGAAGTTAGCAGGGTGCCTTAAATAAGCGCGCATAAATGTAGCTAGGTTGACGTCGCTGTGGGCTGATTTTTTCTTCGGTGACTGACGTTTTCAAACGCTGCAATGGGCCTTCTTTGGTTGATAGGGAAGAAACATTGTAGGAATAAAAAAGTCATAAGAAATGAGATGATATATCGGAAATTCTCTTTGGTGCCCGAGCACCATATAGCTCGGAATCGCGGCCATCACATTGGCTCGTGATTTCTGCCCTGTGCGCGTCTCATCGAAGTATATGGACCGTATTCCCACCATAGCAGGTCGGTAAGAGACATAAATGGCACGGGTTGAGGTGTCCAACTGATGGGCTAGAAAAGATGTTGGACAGGGGTTTATTCAGTCTTGACTAATTTATGTCTATCTAATTTATTAGTGCGTACTTAGCGAGAACGGACGTTTGGCTCTTGGCCTTCATAGAGGcctttaaaaaaaatcaaatttcaAACTTTTTGGTTTCAAAAAAGTCTAAAAAAATTTGTGCAAGTAAACAAGGATGTTATGTGTATATATGTAAAATTTTAAGATGAAATACATTGAAATGCGATCTGTACAAAAAAGATAAATTCATGCTTGCGAGGATGAATAGTATCATGTGTTAAAAATCCCCagatttgtctttttttgcatagccctcatttcaacgtattttgacctgaaaatttacacaCATGTGTGTTCTGCCTCCATATATATCtgtatttttttcagaatttttcaaaaCATAGAAAATATGAAAATTCACgaaatttaattttttttcaaaatcgagctcCGCCTCCAAAGGCAATATCCTGTACTTAGCATGATGTCAACTGCATAAACCTTCAATGTTATGAATATTAATGTAATCAAGGGCATAGATCTTCCTGACACAATTTACTAATGTTCTGCCCATGATTTTTAGTAATTGATAGGATTTTTTTTACTAAAGCAACTAGGGCTGTTATATATTCTCCAGATGAAGACATTCTTATCGGTCAGTTTGGCAATCAAAAAGTACACTTCACTTCAATGTCCTCCATGATTCAAATGATAACACCACAAATTGACCCCAATAAATCAAAATGGGCACATTATGAAATTTCAAAATTAATATGGAGCTTTTTTTTCACGATTAAGTACCACATCATGGCATATTGCCCCAAACAAATTATCTGGCCATGCATGAAATGAAGGACAACCAAAGATCCGTATAAGCAAACTTAAAAAAAAAAAACAATGTTCAATCACTGcacagaaaaagaaaagaaaagaaaatgaatTTCAAAAGAAAACATATGTAAAGAAAATGGGAAAACAAGGAATGATGAAAAATAATGAAAAAAATTAACAAAGAGAAAAGAAGCCTTCCTAGTGTTTTGAGCCACCAGAAAAAAAAGTTCAGTGTTTCCACCATCGTACTTAATCATCATTCTTTTAAGCAATATAATGCTACAGTTATACGCAAATATTTATAGATTGGAATTATGGGCTGATGTGAAATGATGGGGTTGGCCGGTTGAAAATCACAAAGGACACATCAAgaaaaatcaggggaggagataGGATTACCAGAGAGACCGCCCCGTAAACCATCATCAATAAACATTTGCCTGTCGGTGTAGTAATTTTTTTTCTTTATGGGCCTGTGTCTTTCTTAGTGAATTTCAGGAACATACTTAATTATCTCTTAATGCGCAAAAATAGTTAATTATCTCTTTTTAGAGCCGTAGTTTTCTTTTCTTGAGAATTTATTTAGAGCCGTTGTTAACTGTTCTGCATGTATTACATGGCCCATACTAAGAAATAGGTGCGCAACAGTTGACTGCCAACCATCCACCTGGGCCACTTCAAAACCAAAGCAAATATTCGCACATCTGTTCACGTGATGAGCCTGGGCCAGCCGCATACAACAACACTGTTGAAACTCTATGTATTCAAGTCCGTATTGTCTGGCTAAATAAATTTGGCCCAGATCCCCATGCTCCACCGAACGATTGGGATACCGAGCGCCATGTCGCTCATGACCCAAAACACTGTACTCATGATATATATCTTAAATTCTATGAGTAGGAATATAAAAAGAGATGTTTTTTGATTCACATCATAGAATGAGATGATATGTATTttaaatcctatgagtaggaataggaaaggagaTGCCTTTTGATTcacatcataggattttttttttcaTTAAGTCTAGGCTAATATTTATTTTTTCATGAAATATAGAGGATAGGAAGAATTCCTTCATAGAAATAGAGTTCTATTCCTACAAGCCAAAGGGCTCtaaagaattttttttctatagaaattctatcctatgaaattcctacaaGATCCCTCTAAACCAAAAGAGGCCTTGGAAGTCTTGGTGAGGTTTTTTTCCCTCTTGTCGTGATCTTCGAAATTAGGTCTATATATATATTAATAGATTTTGACAAAAAAATATCCTGAGGGCAAGTTGTACTCCAAACTCTAGTTTACTTGCACTTTCTCATGTAGTGCAATTGTGCTCCCTGCAACAATGTACAACTTTTTACTCACCAACGTTCTTACACTTTGTGTTCCCCCTGTGTAGTGCACTTTGTACTCTGAACTAATTacctagtactccctccattcttaaatataaatctttttagagatttcaataaaagactacatacggagcaaaatgaatgaatctatactctaaaatatgtctatatacatttcTATGTTGTAGTCCATTTAAAATCTTAAAAAAAGACTTGTATTTAGAAACAGAGGAAGTACAACACATCAACCCAAGGAGAAGCGCCACCGCCTACGGAGACTTTCAATCAAGAGAGCGCTACATATATGAAAACACTGACATGGTAGAGAAAAGGACCATACAGATTGTAAACCAACATTACCGCCGACTCCTATCCATGAACGGCCACACTGTATTAGAGAAAGAAATCAAGTAGCTCATGTCATCTAGGATCATTGTAATAGAGAAAAAAATCAAGTGACTCATGAACTTTCTAGGATAGCTAGAGTTTCTCCTCCAAATATCTGGATGGGCGGTGCTACGATCCTTATGAATAAATAAACAAAGAGATAATTGTCAAAAAAAGAAAAACGTCCTCGCACACTGGCATGGAGTCTCCGAGCTATATAGGGCACCAGGGGCACCGTGGAAGGGGGTCCACTCCTTTGACCTAGATAGGCTACACCACGTACTAGAAGATTTCCAGCATTTACCATCAAAATCACCACCATCATTATCACAAGTTACTGAGTTCGTTTTCCTCAAGTACCCCCTACATTATCAGAAGTCAGGCAGGAAGTAGGCCGTCTACTGCCCAAGGAAGCACCTGCCAGTAGATGAAGAAGGCGCGGAGATGCACCCGTGGCACCAAGAATAGGCGAGCAGGAGTCGCGAAGCACAAGTCGATCAGCTCCATCTCTAACAGGAAAAGACATCTATGGGCCGAGCCGCCTCTAGAAAACATTATCTCTAAAGATGAAACTACACTAAGCCTCTAGCTTTTCCCGTCTTCAGGTTCAAATCAAGTGAAGCCTGTAGAGAGATTGGTCGTTTGTCTATGAAACAATTAACCGCACGATCCGCCCCATGTACTGGAAGCATTTTGCGGCTTCTTTCAAGCACAAGTTCCTGTCCTTCCGAGACCAGTGCTGCACCGCAGAAGAGACGCGCTAATCAGACCAGCAATCACATACCTCATGGGGATGGTTTCAACTTTACATGAAAGCAGGAAAACATTGCGCAATGTGTACCTTGCTAAGCTCATTAAGCTTCTCCCTAGCATCTTTTAGTAAAATTTCTGGGTCAGAATCCCATTTGTAGAACTCCAGCAATCTCCCATCCAAAATTTTGTCGCACGTCTGTTACATGAGAAAATAGCAATACTTCTTCAGAGGCTTTCATCGAAGACAGCATAGCAAATCTTTAATTAAGTTCCGGCTACGAAATAAAGAGATGGTTTTGAATGGATCCTTGTCGCAGTTTATGGGGCGGCACAGCCTGAATACAAGCGCAGATTTTTAATCGATTTAGTTCATGCTTGTAAGAAGGAAACCCTCCCAATGCTCATTGGTGGGGACTTCAATATCATTCATAGGGCTGATGATAAGAACAATGATAATTTTGAACCTCTCTGGCCATTCCTTTTCAACGTGGTCATTGATAATCTCGATCTGCGTGAGATAGATTTGGCAGGGAAGCAATATGCTTGGGCTAATTCACTTGACAACCCTACTTTTGAAAAGTTGGACCGTGTCCTTATGAATTCAGACTGGGAACATAGGTTTCCTTTGGTCTCAGTTTGGCCTCTGGAGACTTTTCTTTCTGACCATACCCCGCTGCTCCTTGATGCCGACAATGCTGCCCATGTTGGCAACCAGCCCCTTCTTAAGTTTGAGCTAGGTTGGCTGAATCGGGATGGGTTTTATGATTTAGTCGCCAAAGTTTGGCAACAAGAGCAGCAAGGATTCACGTCAATCGAACGTTGGCAATTCAAGCTACGCCGGTTTTTACAAGGTTGGGCCAAAAATACAAGTGGTATTT encodes:
- the LOC125553667 gene encoding phytosulfokines 4-like; the protein is MAPSPRPYASLLLPSLVLLLLVASSRAARVGATARNQAAQDGRAEVDAGGEAAAEAEDEGCGGGAEGGDGGDDECLMRRTLVAHTDYIYTQGGNHN